In Pseudomonas fluorescens, the following are encoded in one genomic region:
- a CDS encoding cytochrome c, which yields MTLKRLSVVLLACLTLSACGGIDPNSPLGQRKAIFKQMLNTGEDLGGMLRGRIAFDGPKFAEGAVKLDALSREPWQHFPQVREEDHTSAKSDVWEQQTRFQAMARDLESATGELVIASQVQPYKVSNLGPAVQKVEDACSACHKAFRDH from the coding sequence ATGACTCTTAAAAGACTTTCTGTTGTATTGCTGGCCTGCCTGACGTTGTCCGCTTGTGGCGGCATCGACCCCAACTCGCCGCTCGGCCAGCGCAAGGCCATTTTCAAGCAGATGCTCAATACTGGCGAAGACCTGGGCGGCATGTTGCGTGGGCGCATTGCGTTCGATGGCCCGAAGTTCGCCGAAGGCGCGGTGAAACTCGATGCGTTGTCCCGTGAGCCGTGGCAGCATTTTCCGCAAGTGCGCGAGGAAGATCACACCAGCGCCAAGAGCGATGTCTGGGAGCAGCAGACACGCTTTCAGGCAATGGCCCGCGACCTTGAAAGCGCCACCGGTGAATTGGTGATCGCCAGCCAGGTTCAACCCTACAAGGTCAGCAACCTGGGGCCGGCGGTGCAGAAAGTCGAAGATGCTTGCAGTGCTTGTCATAAGGCGTTTCGGGATCATTGA
- a CDS encoding MltA domain-containing protein, protein MNSRFKAWRHSLAWTLPMVALLAGCTGGDNQQPKTHALATYSSATWEALPAVSDSDLVAGFGSWRSACTRLKADPVWGGTCAAAANVPQTASDIRGFLKQNLDVYGLRAANDNPNGLITGYYEPVYPGSLTQTGVASVPVYGVPEDMIIVALDSIYPELKGKRLRGRLEGRVLKPYDDAAAIESKGVKAPVVAWLTDPMNLQFLQIQGSGRIQLDNGRQLRIAYADQNGHPYRPIGRWLVEQGELKKEDVTMGAISTWAKANPSRIPELLGSNPSYVFFTRNPDSNEGPRGSLNVPLTAGYSAAVDRKVIPLGSLLWLSTTRPDGTALVRPVAAQDTGGAIAGEVRADLFWGTGDAAGQLAGDMKQQGQIWMLWPKGAALPQVPQVADAEKTKP, encoded by the coding sequence ATGAACAGCCGTTTCAAGGCATGGCGTCACAGCCTGGCCTGGACCCTGCCGATGGTGGCCCTGCTCGCAGGCTGCACCGGTGGCGACAACCAACAACCGAAAACCCACGCCTTGGCCACCTACTCCAGTGCCACATGGGAAGCACTGCCGGCGGTGTCCGACAGCGACCTGGTCGCCGGCTTCGGTTCGTGGCGCAGCGCCTGCACCCGACTCAAGGCCGACCCGGTCTGGGGTGGTACCTGCGCCGCGGCCGCCAACGTGCCGCAAACCGCCAGCGACATTCGCGGTTTTCTCAAACAGAACCTCGATGTCTATGGCCTGCGCGCCGCCAACGACAACCCCAACGGCCTGATTACCGGCTACTACGAACCGGTCTATCCCGGGAGCCTGACCCAGACTGGCGTTGCCAGTGTCCCGGTCTATGGCGTCCCCGAGGACATGATCATCGTCGCCCTCGACAGCATTTACCCGGAACTCAAGGGCAAACGCCTGCGCGGTCGACTCGAAGGTCGCGTGCTCAAGCCATACGACGATGCGGCAGCCATCGAAAGCAAAGGGGTCAAGGCGCCGGTCGTGGCCTGGCTGACCGATCCGATGAACCTGCAGTTCCTGCAAATCCAGGGTTCGGGTCGTATCCAGCTCGACAATGGTCGCCAGTTGCGCATTGCCTACGCCGATCAGAACGGCCATCCGTATCGACCGATCGGCCGCTGGCTGGTGGAACAGGGCGAGTTGAAAAAAGAAGACGTGACCATGGGCGCCATCAGCACCTGGGCCAAGGCCAATCCGTCGCGGATTCCCGAACTGCTCGGCAGCAACCCCAGCTACGTGTTCTTCACCCGCAACCCGGATAGCAACGAAGGTCCGCGCGGCTCGCTGAACGTACCCTTGACCGCCGGTTACAGCGCGGCGGTGGATCGCAAGGTGATTCCGCTGGGCAGCCTGTTGTGGCTGTCCACCACCAGACCGGACGGCACGGCCCTGGTTCGCCCCGTGGCAGCACAGGACACCGGCGGCGCCATTGCCGGCGAGGTTCGGGCGGATCTGTTCTGGGGCACCGGCGATGCGGCCGGGCAACTGGCCGGGGACATGAAACAGCAGGGGCAGATCTGGATGCTCTGGCCCAAAGGTGCTGCGCTGCCACAAGTGCCGCAGGTGGCCGATGCAGAGAAGACAAAACCCTAA
- a CDS encoding MAPEG family protein — MTVALWCILIAIFLPYVCVGVAKISGGFRLRDNHDPRDFLDSLDGLGRRANAAQLNSFEVTPAFAAAVIVAHLAGNAELVTINVLAVLFITSRLLYIICYLADWATLRSLMWFVGMALIVSFFVVSV, encoded by the coding sequence ATGACGGTTGCTCTGTGGTGCATTTTGATCGCGATCTTCCTGCCGTATGTGTGTGTGGGCGTGGCCAAGATCAGTGGCGGGTTCAGGTTGAGAGACAACCATGATCCCCGGGATTTTCTCGATTCGCTGGATGGCTTGGGCAGGCGCGCGAATGCGGCGCAACTGAACAGCTTTGAAGTGACCCCGGCGTTCGCTGCGGCGGTGATCGTGGCGCACCTGGCCGGCAATGCCGAACTGGTGACGATCAATGTGCTGGCCGTGCTGTTCATTACCAGCCGCCTGCTCTACATCATTTGCTACCTGGCGGACTGGGCGACACTGCGGTCGCTGATGTGGTTCGTGGGGATGGCGTTGATCGTGAGTTTCTTTGTGGTGTCGGTCTAA
- a CDS encoding EamA family transporter, which translates to MLATALVLVAALLHAAWNTLIKFSAERLLVVACMDSVALLFVVLMLPFLSVPPLEIWPWILASAAFELLYRYLLIQAYRVGDLGLVYPLMRGLSPLVVLALTLIFAGEVLTHQQIFGILLIPFGMLCLLWQGGGGARLPWSMLPVVALIGLCIGCYTYIDGQALRRWSHPLDYLVWVTLLSAWPFPLLALVRKRPAFMLFWREQWRLGLAVGFCVLFSYALVLWAMQLGSIAEAAALREISVILVVLFGMRYLKEPFGGPRLLACGLVLVGILVMKF; encoded by the coding sequence GTGCTTGCGACGGCGTTGGTGTTGGTGGCGGCGCTGTTGCATGCGGCGTGGAATACCCTGATCAAGTTCAGTGCGGAGCGGTTGTTGGTGGTGGCCTGCATGGACAGCGTGGCGCTGCTCTTTGTCGTGCTGATGTTGCCGTTCCTGAGCGTGCCGCCACTGGAGATCTGGCCATGGATCCTGGCATCGGCGGCGTTCGAGTTGCTCTATCGCTATTTGCTGATCCAGGCCTATCGGGTCGGCGACCTCGGGCTGGTCTATCCATTGATGCGCGGCCTGTCACCGTTGGTGGTGCTGGCGCTGACGCTGATCTTTGCCGGGGAAGTACTGACCCATCAGCAGATTTTCGGCATCCTGCTGATCCCGTTCGGCATGTTGTGCCTGCTCTGGCAGGGCGGTGGTGGAGCGCGTTTGCCGTGGTCGATGTTGCCGGTGGTGGCGCTGATCGGCCTGTGCATCGGTTGCTACACCTACATCGACGGGCAGGCATTGCGGCGCTGGTCCCATCCACTGGATTACCTGGTCTGGGTCACCTTGCTCAGTGCCTGGCCGTTTCCGCTGTTGGCGTTGGTGCGCAAACGGCCTGCGTTCATGCTGTTCTGGCGCGAGCAGTGGCGACTGGGCCTGGCCGTCGGGTTCTGCGTGTTGTTCAGCTACGCTCTGGTGCTGTGGGCGATGCAATTGGGCTCGATTGCAGAGGCAGCGGCGTTGCGCGAGATCAGTGTGATCCTGGTGGTGCTGTTCGGTATGCGTTACCTCAAAGAACCTTTTGGCGGGCCGCGCCTCTTAGCCTGTGGGCTGGTGCTGGTCGGCATACTGGTGATGAAATTCTGA
- a CDS encoding MFS transporter, producing the protein MPLALLALAVAAFGIGTTEFVIMGLLPDVARDLSVSIPDAGLLITGYALGVVFGAPILAVGTANMPRKATLLGMTLMFILGNMLCALAPNYATLMAARVITALCHGAFFGIGSVVAAGLVAPNKRAQAIAMMFTGLTLANVLGVPLGTALGQYAGWRSTFWAVSVIGVLAAIAQWVWLPKNIAMDKANLASEFKVLGKANVLLALGMSVLASTSLFSVFTYIAPILQDITGVSPHGVTIMLLLFGVGLTAGSMLGGRLADSRLLPSLVGMALAVLVVLAAFTQTSHSVIPAAITLVLWGTFAFALCPILQLLIIDQAHEAPNLGSTLNQSAFNLGNAAGAWIGGLVVASGADLADLPWTGALVSGLTVLTALFFIYRQRRGAAALDVTG; encoded by the coding sequence ATGCCACTCGCTTTGCTTGCCCTCGCTGTTGCCGCGTTCGGCATCGGCACCACTGAATTCGTCATCATGGGGCTTTTGCCCGATGTCGCCCGCGACCTCAGCGTGAGCATTCCCGATGCCGGATTGCTGATCACCGGCTACGCCCTGGGCGTGGTGTTCGGTGCCCCCATCCTCGCGGTCGGCACCGCCAACATGCCGCGTAAAGCCACGCTGTTGGGCATGACACTGATGTTCATCCTCGGCAACATGCTTTGTGCACTGGCACCTAACTACGCCACGCTGATGGCCGCGCGAGTGATCACGGCACTGTGCCACGGCGCATTTTTCGGTATCGGTTCGGTGGTGGCCGCCGGGCTGGTGGCACCCAACAAACGGGCTCAGGCGATTGCCATGATGTTCACCGGCCTGACCCTGGCCAATGTGCTCGGTGTGCCACTGGGCACCGCACTCGGGCAATACGCAGGTTGGCGCTCGACCTTCTGGGCGGTGTCGGTGATCGGGGTTCTGGCGGCGATTGCGCAATGGGTCTGGCTGCCGAAAAACATCGCGATGGATAAAGCCAACCTGGCCAGCGAGTTCAAGGTGCTGGGCAAGGCCAACGTGCTGCTGGCCCTGGGCATGAGCGTGCTGGCCTCGACCAGCCTGTTCAGTGTGTTCACTTACATTGCGCCGATCCTGCAGGACATCACCGGTGTCAGCCCCCACGGCGTCACCATCATGCTGCTGTTGTTCGGCGTGGGCTTGACCGCCGGCAGCATGCTCGGTGGTCGTCTGGCGGACAGCCGCTTGCTGCCTTCGCTGGTGGGCATGGCACTGGCGGTGCTGGTGGTACTGGCGGCATTCACGCAAACCAGCCATTCGGTGATCCCGGCGGCAATCACGCTGGTGTTGTGGGGGACGTTTGCCTTCGCCCTGTGCCCGATCCTGCAACTTCTGATCATCGATCAGGCCCACGAGGCACCGAACCTGGGGTCGACCCTGAACCAGAGCGCCTTCAACCTCGGCAACGCCGCCGGGGCATGGATTGGCGGCCTGGTGGTGGCCAGCGGCGCGGACCTGGCGGACTTGCCGTGGACCGGTGCACTGGTCAGCGGACTGACCGTGTTGACTGCACTGTTCTTTATCTATCGCCAGCGTCGCGGTGCGGCTGCGCTTGATGTGACGGGATGA
- a CDS encoding formate/nitrite transporter family protein yields the protein MNSAQDGKTPNLSAQEEHEVEKSQPPRAAVLHEIIRTQGDQELERSIAALWWSALAAGLTMGLSLMGMGLLNSRLPDGEGFKVIASFGYCAGFLAVILARQQLFTENTLTAVLPVMTKPTLTNFGRLLRLWTVVLVGNLCGTLLVAYVMLELPIFDSKTDVAFLDIGRKVMENHASQMFAKGIISGWMIATMVWMIPSMESAKMWIIILITYLMALGDFTHIVVGSLEVSYLVFAGELPWSDFWLVFAGPTLAGNIIGGSFIFALISHAQIRSESGPPKKSADQSEAPDPQVIKKQSS from the coding sequence ATGAACTCGGCACAAGACGGCAAGACCCCGAACCTTTCGGCGCAAGAAGAGCACGAAGTCGAAAAGAGCCAGCCGCCCCGCGCCGCGGTGCTGCACGAGATCATCCGTACCCAGGGCGACCAGGAACTGGAGCGCAGCATTGCCGCGTTGTGGTGGTCGGCGCTGGCGGCGGGGTTGACCATGGGCCTGTCGTTGATGGGCATGGGGTTGCTCAATTCGCGCCTGCCTGATGGCGAAGGGTTCAAGGTGATCGCGAGTTTCGGTTACTGCGCCGGTTTTCTCGCCGTGATCCTGGCCCGTCAGCAACTGTTCACCGAAAACACCCTGACCGCCGTGCTGCCGGTGATGACCAAACCGACGCTGACCAACTTCGGCCGGCTGCTACGGCTGTGGACGGTGGTGCTGGTCGGCAACCTCTGTGGCACCTTGCTGGTGGCGTACGTGATGCTGGAGCTGCCGATTTTCGACAGCAAGACCGATGTCGCCTTCCTCGATATCGGCCGCAAGGTCATGGAAAACCACGCCAGCCAGATGTTCGCCAAGGGCATCATTTCCGGATGGATGATCGCCACCATGGTCTGGATGATCCCGTCCATGGAGAGCGCCAAGATGTGGATCATCATCCTCATCACCTACCTCATGGCGTTGGGGGATTTCACCCACATCGTGGTCGGTTCGCTGGAGGTTTCGTATCTGGTATTTGCCGGCGAGTTACCGTGGAGTGATTTCTGGCTGGTGTTCGCCGGTCCGACACTGGCGGGGAACATCATCGGTGGCAGTTTTATTTTCGCGCTGATCAGCCATGCGCAGATTCGCAGCGAAAGTGGGCCGCCGAAGAAATCAGCGGATCAGAGCGAAGCGCCCGATCCGCAGGTGATCAAAAAACAATCAAGCTGA
- a CDS encoding hotdog domain-containing protein produces the protein MNFHTRKWVKPEDLNPNGTLFGGSLLRWIDEEAAIYAIVQLGNQRVVTKYISEINFVSASRQGDIIELGITATEFGRTSITLTCEVRNKITRKSILTVEKMVFVNLGEDGLPAPHGRTEIKYVKDQFKDDDAGQ, from the coding sequence ATGAACTTCCACACCCGCAAATGGGTAAAACCCGAAGACCTCAACCCCAACGGCACGCTGTTTGGCGGCAGCCTGCTGCGCTGGATCGACGAAGAGGCGGCGATCTACGCCATCGTCCAGTTGGGCAACCAGCGTGTAGTGACCAAGTACATTTCTGAAATCAACTTCGTCAGCGCCTCGCGCCAGGGCGATATCATCGAGTTGGGCATTACCGCCACCGAATTCGGCCGCACTTCGATCACCCTGACGTGTGAAGTGCGCAACAAGATCACCCGCAAGAGCATCCTCACCGTTGAAAAGATGGTGTTCGTGAACCTCGGTGAAGACGGCTTGCCGGCGCCTCACGGCCGGACCGAGATCAAATACGTCAAGGACCAGTTCAAGGATGATGACGCCGGTCAGTGA
- the ahcY gene encoding adenosylhomocysteinase yields MSAVITPADFNDYKVADMSLAAWGRRETIIAESEMPALMGLRRKYSEEQPLKGAKILGCIHMTIQTAVLIETLVALGAEVRWSSCNIFSTQDQAAASIAAAGIPVFAWKGETEQEYEWCLEQTILKDGQPWDANMILDDGGDLTELLHKKYPQVLDRVHGVTEETTTGVHRLLDMLAKGELKIPAINVNDSVTKSKNDNKYGCRHSLNDAIKRGTDHLLSGKQALVIGYGDVGKGSAQSLRQEGMIVKVSEVDPICAMQACMDGFELVSPFIDGINTGTEASIDKALLGKIDLIVTTTGNVNVCDSNMLKALKKRAVVCNIGHFDNEIDTAFMRKNWAWEEVKPQVHKIHRTGAGDFDPHNDDYLILLAEGRLVNLGNATGHPSRIMDGSFANQVLAQIFLFGQKYADLSPAQKAERLTVEVLPKKLDEEVALEMVRGFGGVVTQLTKTQADYIGVTVEGPFKPHAYRY; encoded by the coding sequence ATGAGCGCTGTTATCACGCCTGCAGATTTTAACGATTACAAAGTCGCCGACATGTCCCTGGCTGCCTGGGGCCGTCGCGAAACCATCATCGCCGAATCCGAAATGCCAGCCCTGATGGGTCTGCGTCGCAAGTACTCCGAAGAGCAACCGCTCAAGGGCGCGAAGATCCTCGGCTGCATCCACATGACCATTCAGACTGCCGTGCTGATCGAGACCCTGGTTGCCCTGGGTGCCGAAGTGCGCTGGTCGTCCTGCAACATTTTCTCGACTCAGGACCAGGCCGCCGCTTCCATCGCCGCTGCCGGCATCCCGGTTTTCGCCTGGAAAGGCGAGACTGAACAAGAGTACGAGTGGTGCCTGGAGCAGACCATCCTGAAGGATGGCCAGCCATGGGACGCCAACATGATCCTCGACGACGGCGGCGACCTGACCGAGCTGCTGCACAAGAAGTACCCACAGGTTCTGGATCGCGTCCACGGCGTGACCGAAGAAACCACCACCGGCGTTCACCGCCTGCTGGACATGCTGGCCAAGGGCGAGCTGAAAATCCCGGCCATCAACGTCAACGACTCGGTGACCAAGAGCAAGAACGACAATAAGTACGGCTGCCGTCACAGCCTGAACGATGCGATCAAGCGCGGTACCGACCACCTGCTGTCCGGCAAGCAAGCGCTGGTTATCGGCTACGGCGACGTGGGCAAGGGTTCCGCTCAGTCCCTGCGTCAGGAAGGCATGATCGTCAAGGTTTCCGAAGTCGACCCGATCTGCGCCATGCAAGCCTGCATGGACGGTTTCGAACTGGTTTCGCCGTTCATCGACGGTATCAACACCGGTACCGAAGCAAGCATCGACAAGGCGCTGCTGGGCAAGATCGACCTGATCGTGACCACCACCGGCAACGTCAATGTTTGCGACTCGAACATGCTCAAAGCCCTGAAGAAGCGTGCTGTTGTCTGCAACATCGGTCACTTCGACAACGAAATCGACACCGCTTTCATGCGCAAGAACTGGGCATGGGAAGAAGTGAAGCCGCAGGTTCACAAGATCCACCGTACCGGCGCTGGCGATTTCGATCCGCACAACGACGACTACCTGATCCTGCTGGCCGAAGGCCGTCTGGTTAACCTGGGTAACGCAACCGGCCACCCGAGCCGCATCATGGACGGTTCGTTCGCCAACCAGGTTCTGGCTCAGATCTTCCTGTTCGGCCAAAAGTACGCCGACCTGTCGCCAGCCCAGAAGGCCGAGCGCCTGACCGTTGAAGTACTGCCAAAGAAACTCGACGAAGAAGTGGCCCTGGAAATGGTCCGCGGCTTCGGCGGCGTCGTGACTCAACTGACCAAGACCCAGGCCGACTACATCGGCGTGACCGTCGAAGGTCCGTTCAAGCCGCACGCTTACCGCTACTAA
- the metF gene encoding methylenetetrahydrofolate reductase [NAD(P)H] gives MSQDRRYSFEFFPTKTDAGQEKLLATARQLAAYNPDFFSCTYGAGGSTRDRTLNTVLQLESEVKIPAAPHLSCVGDSKADLRGLLAQYKAAGIKRIVALRGDLPSGMGMASGEMRHANDLVEFIREETGDHFHIEVAAYPEMHPQARNFEDDVANFVRKANAGADSAITQYFFNADCYFYFVERVRALGVNIPIVPGIMPITNYSKLARFSDACGAEIPRWIRKQLEAYGDDTQSIQRFGEQVITEMCEQLLQGGAPGLHFYTLNQAEASLAVWNNLKLPR, from the coding sequence ATGTCCCAAGATCGTCGCTACAGCTTCGAGTTCTTCCCTACGAAGACCGATGCTGGGCAAGAAAAGCTGCTGGCCACTGCTCGCCAGTTGGCCGCCTACAACCCCGATTTCTTCTCCTGCACCTATGGCGCCGGCGGTTCGACCCGTGATCGCACGCTGAACACCGTGTTGCAGCTCGAAAGCGAAGTCAAAATCCCTGCCGCTCCGCACCTGTCCTGCGTGGGCGATAGCAAAGCTGACCTGCGCGGCCTGCTGGCCCAGTACAAGGCCGCCGGCATCAAGCGTATCGTCGCCCTGCGCGGTGACCTGCCTTCGGGCATGGGCATGGCCAGCGGTGAAATGCGCCACGCCAATGACCTGGTTGAATTCATTCGTGAAGAAACCGGTGATCATTTCCACATCGAAGTCGCCGCTTACCCGGAAATGCATCCGCAAGCGCGCAATTTCGAAGACGATGTGGCCAACTTCGTGCGCAAGGCCAACGCTGGCGCCGACAGTGCGATCACCCAGTACTTCTTCAACGCCGACTGCTACTTCTACTTCGTGGAACGCGTGCGGGCATTGGGTGTGAACATCCCGATCGTGCCGGGCATCATGCCGATCACCAACTACAGCAAGCTGGCGCGCTTCTCCGATGCCTGCGGTGCGGAAATCCCGCGCTGGATCCGCAAGCAACTGGAAGCCTACGGCGACGACACCCAGAGCATTCAGCGCTTTGGCGAACAGGTCATCACCGAGATGTGCGAACAACTGCTGCAGGGTGGCGCTCCAGGGCTGCACTTCTACACGCTGAACCAGGCTGAAGCGAGCCTGGCGGTGTGGAACAACCTGAAGTTGCCGCGTTAA
- a CDS encoding transporter substrate-binding domain-containing protein → MPLITQLVAVLVFTCLSFAARGEKLRIVTEPWAPYVYEDNGKSLGLDYETTAIVFKRLGIEVEWQFLPWKRCLSMLESGQADGALDIFHSDERDATLLYPSEPLSEVQFVMFYANERPHPFRTLDDLQGLTIGTSPGYLYSKDFSDSTLFTREPAPTHEANFGKLVRGRIDLLITDRRVGQHLLDELGIRDKITENPTIISQQSQFLAVRRNAGMDLLVQRFGAELKRFKREPAYAELSARYGAEPAASVKTEKTTAATEKTVEQQESGAQ, encoded by the coding sequence ATGCCTTTGATCACGCAGTTAGTCGCCGTGCTTGTATTCACTTGCCTGAGCTTCGCCGCCCGGGGCGAGAAGCTGCGCATTGTCACAGAGCCGTGGGCGCCTTATGTGTACGAAGACAACGGCAAATCCCTGGGCCTGGACTACGAAACCACCGCCATTGTCTTCAAGCGCCTGGGCATCGAAGTGGAGTGGCAGTTCCTGCCCTGGAAACGCTGCCTGTCGATGCTTGAATCAGGCCAGGCCGACGGCGCGCTGGACATTTTTCACAGCGACGAACGCGATGCGACCCTGCTCTACCCCAGCGAACCACTGTCTGAAGTCCAGTTCGTGATGTTCTACGCCAATGAACGGCCCCATCCGTTTCGCACCCTCGATGACCTGCAAGGCCTGACCATCGGCACCTCGCCGGGTTACCTGTACAGCAAGGATTTCAGCGATTCGACGCTGTTCACCCGCGAGCCGGCCCCCACCCATGAAGCCAACTTCGGCAAACTGGTACGCGGGCGGATTGATCTGTTGATTACCGACCGCCGGGTCGGCCAGCATTTGCTCGACGAGCTGGGCATCCGCGACAAGATCACCGAAAACCCCACGATCATCAGCCAGCAAAGCCAGTTTCTCGCAGTGCGGCGCAATGCGGGCATGGATCTGCTGGTGCAGCGTTTCGGCGCCGAACTCAAACGCTTCAAGCGCGAGCCCGCCTACGCTGAACTGAGTGCCCGCTACGGCGCGGAACCGGCAGCCAGCGTGAAGACTGAAAAGACCACGGCCGCCACGGAAAAAACCGTTGAGCAGCAGGAAAGCGGCGCACAGTGA
- a CDS encoding DEAD/DEAH box helicase, whose product MSFASLGLSEALVRAIEAAGYTEPTPVQQRAIPAVLQGRDLMVAAQTGTGKTGGFALPILERLFPNGHPDKSQRHGPRQPRVLVLTPTRELAAQVHESFKVYARDLKFVSACIFGGVGMNPQVQAMSRGVDVLVACPGRLLDLAGQGSVDLSHVEILVLDEADRMLDMGFVHDVKKVLARLPAKRQNLLFSATFSKDITDLAGKLLHNPERIEVTPPNTTVERIEQRVFRLPASHKRSLLAHLITAGAWEQVLVFTRTKHGANRLAEYLDKHGLSAVAIHGNKSQNARTKALADFKAGTVRILVATDIAARGLDIDQLPHVVNFELPNVDEDYVHRIGRTGRAGRSGEAISLVAPDEEKLLKSIERMTRQKIADGDLMGFDASAVEAEKPEVRERPDMRNPRNPRGPRGDGPNGSGGGGGRKDKGKDKGKEKPAGERGERPARQQKPREGTPAREQRPSQPPRAAADRAPDEFLDDDIDNFGNRVDYVPQQKPAQGRGRRPGAPAQGTAAGSGAPRSGKPQGRQNGPRNSDGASTGTPPAKRSGPRSGAPRDGQARREDSRNRRPARDDQPRSEPAVQNPRGPAPKIMHKESKADRFPTPEQLDQLPSRPRGEKPALLTRNR is encoded by the coding sequence ATGTCCTTTGCTTCCCTCGGTCTCTCCGAGGCTTTAGTCCGCGCCATCGAGGCAGCGGGCTATACCGAGCCTACTCCGGTGCAACAGCGGGCCATTCCCGCCGTGTTGCAAGGTCGCGACCTGATGGTCGCGGCACAGACAGGTACTGGTAAAACCGGCGGTTTCGCCCTTCCGATCCTGGAGCGGTTGTTCCCCAACGGTCACCCGGACAAATCCCAGCGTCACGGCCCGCGCCAGCCGCGCGTACTGGTCCTGACCCCGACTCGCGAACTCGCAGCCCAAGTGCATGAAAGCTTCAAGGTCTATGCCCGTGACCTGAAGTTCGTCAGCGCCTGCATCTTCGGCGGTGTCGGCATGAACCCGCAGGTTCAGGCCATGTCCCGCGGCGTAGACGTGCTGGTGGCCTGCCCTGGCCGCCTGCTCGACCTGGCCGGCCAAGGCAGCGTCGACCTGTCCCACGTGGAAATCCTCGTGCTGGACGAAGCCGACCGCATGCTCGACATGGGTTTCGTCCATGACGTGAAGAAAGTGCTGGCGCGTCTGCCGGCCAAACGCCAGAACCTGTTGTTCTCGGCGACCTTCTCCAAGGACATCACCGACCTCGCCGGCAAGCTGCTGCACAACCCGGAACGCATCGAAGTCACGCCGCCGAACACCACGGTCGAGCGTATCGAACAGCGCGTATTCCGCCTGCCGGCCAGCCACAAGCGTTCGCTGCTGGCGCACCTGATCACCGCCGGCGCCTGGGAACAAGTGTTGGTGTTCACTCGCACCAAGCACGGTGCCAACCGCTTGGCCGAGTACCTGGACAAGCACGGCCTGAGCGCCGTCGCGATCCACGGCAACAAGAGCCAGAACGCCCGCACCAAAGCCCTGGCCGACTTCAAGGCTGGCACCGTGCGCATCCTGGTTGCCACCGACATCGCCGCTCGCGGTCTGGACATCGACCAGTTGCCACATGTGGTCAACTTCGAGTTGCCGAACGTCGATGAAGACTACGTGCACCGCATCGGCCGTACCGGCCGAGCCGGTCGTTCGGGCGAGGCGATTTCGCTGGTAGCCCCGGACGAAGAAAAACTGCTGAAAAGCATCGAACGCATGACCCGGCAGAAAATCGCCGACGGCGACCTGATGGGCTTCGATGCGAGCGCCGTGGAAGCCGAGAAACCTGAAGTGCGCGAGCGTCCGGACATGCGTAACCCACGCAATCCACGTGGCCCGCGCGGTGACGGTCCGAACGGCAGCGGTGGTGGTGGCGGTCGCAAGGACAAAGGCAAGGACAAGGGCAAGGAAAAACCGGCCGGCGAACGCGGCGAGCGCCCTGCCCGCCAGCAAAAGCCACGTGAAGGCACTCCGGCTCGCGAACAGCGTCCGTCGCAGCCTCCTCGTGCCGCCGCTGACCGTGCCCCGGACGAGTTCCTGGACGACGATATCGATAACTTCGGTAACCGCGTCGACTACGTGCCGCAGCAGAAACCCGCGCAAGGTCGTGGTCGTCGTCCAGGTGCTCCGGCACAAGGCACCGCGGCAGGTTCGGGCGCTCCACGTTCCGGCAAGCCACAAGGTCGCCAGAACGGTCCGCGTAACAGCGATGGCGCCAGCACCGGCACCCCACCGGCCAAGCGTAGCGGCCCTCGCAGTGGCGCACCGCGCGACGGCCAGGCTCGTCGCGAAGACTCGCGCAATCGCCGTCCGGCCCGTGACGACCAGCCGCGTTCGGAACCTGCCGTACAGAACCCGCGCGGTCCGGCACCGAAGATCATGCACAAGGAGTCGAAGGCTGACCGCTTCCCGACACCTGAGCAGCTGGATCAACTGCCAAGCCGTCCTCGTGGCGAGAAACCAGCGCTGCTGACCCGCAATCGCTGA